In one window of Tripterygium wilfordii isolate XIE 37 chromosome 1, ASM1340144v1, whole genome shotgun sequence DNA:
- the LOC120003857 gene encoding cationic amino acid transporter 1-like — protein sequence MVNTNDDGGVGLKKRRMCGWSKQDFLPEESFKSWGSYVNALSSTTTRLKDRILTRSSDSLELENVRGRSQHEMKKALNWLDIMWFGIGSVMGAGIFVLTGEATNNDAGPAVIISYLISGISALLSVLCYVEFAIELPVAGGSFAYLRVELGDFVAYIAAGNILFEYVVGGASVARAWTSYFATLCNHQPNDFRINVSSLGEDYRHLDPIAVAVSIMICSIACLSIKGSSRFNSVTTIIHLLVIVFIFIAGLTKANPKNITSFAPFGVRGIMTATAKLFFAYVGFDGIATLGEEIKNPGRDIPIGLVGSMSIIIASYCLLSTTLVLMQPYTQIDVDAPFTLAFQAVGMNWAKYIVALGALKGMTTSLLANIIGQARYFTHIGRTHMAPPFLAAINQKTGTPVNATIVMTVVNCVVAFFTSLDVLANLLSISTLFLFTLVAVALLVRRYYVTGETSVSDRNKFTGFMLVIIGSSVGLAIYWARSSNGWVGYTVLAPIWFLATLGLQITLKQARKAKQWGVPLLPWLPSASIAINIFIMGSFDHSSYVRFGIWTLILLVYYLFVALHASYDAAKETQKEVEATQIETQLPNNAAI from the coding sequence ATGGTGAATACCAATGATGATGGAGGAGTTGGGCTCAAGAAGAGGAGGATGTGTGGGTGGAGCAAACAAGATTTCTTGCCAGAGGAGTCATTCAAAAGCTGGGGAAGCTATGTCAATGCATTGTCCAGCACAACAACTCGGCTCAAGGACCGTATCCTGACACGGTCTTCCGACAGTCTAGAGCTCGAGAATGTCCGTGGTCGTAGCCAGCATGAGATGAAGAAGGCTCTGAACTGGCTGGACATAATGTGGTTTGGTATAGGGTCTGTTATGGGAGCAGGAATTTTTGTTCTTACTGGAGAAGCTACTAACAACGATGCTGGCCCTGCTGTCATAATTTCTTATCTTATATCAGGTATATCTGCATTGCTCTCAGTCTTGTGTTACGTCGAATTCGCGATTGAATTACCCGTCGCAGGAGGCTCGTTTGCCTATCTGAGAGTGGAGCTTGGTGACTTTGTAGCTTATATTGCTGCTGGTAACATTCTTTTTGAGTATGTGGTTGGTGGTGCTAGTGTGGCTCGCGCTTGGACTTCTTACTTCGCCACTCTCTGCAATCATCAACCGAATGATTTTCGAATCAATGTCTCATCTCTCGGGGAAGATTATCGACATTTAGATCCCATCGCAGTTGCTGTGTCAATCATGATTTGCTCTATTGCTTGCCTGAGCATAAAAGGGTCGTCCAGATTCAACTCGGTTACAACAATCATACATCTTCTGGTCATAGTCTTCATCTTCATTGCAGGCCTTACTAAGGCTAACCCTAAGAACATTACAAGCTTTGCTCCGTTCGGTGTTCGAGGAATTATGACAGCAACGGCTAAGCTCTTTTTTGCTTATGTAGGGTTTGATGGGATAGCAACTCTGGGTGAGGAGATAAAAAACCCAGGCAGAGATATCCCAATTGGGCTAGTTGGTTCTATGTCAATTATAATAGCTAGTTACTGCCTTCTTTCAACTACATTGGTCTTAATGCAGCCTTATACCCAAATTGATGTTGATGCACCATTCACATTGGCATTTCAAGCTGTAGGGATGAACTGGGCTAAGTACATTGTTGCTTTGGGTGCATTGAAGGGCATGACCACAAGTCTGCTAGCCAACATCATTGGCCAAGCTAGGTATTTCACTCACATTGGTCGCACCCACATGGCGCCACCCTTTCTGGCAGCCATAAATCAGAAAACCGGGACACCGGTGAACGCCACCATTGTTATGACAGTTGTGAATTGTGTTGTTGCATTCTTCACAAGCCTAGATGTTTTAGCAAACCTTCTTTCCATCTCAACCCTGTTTCTCTTCACACTTGTGGCGGTTGCCCTGCTAGTGAGGAGATACTATGTGACTGGTGAGACATCAGTATCCGACCGGAACAAGTTTACTGGGTTCATGCTTGTAATTATAGGGTCTTCTGTTGGTTTGGCTATTTATTGGGCAAGAAGCAGTAACGGATGGGTTGGCTACACAGTGCTGGCACCAATCTGGTTCTTGGCTACATTAGGACTGCAAATAACCCTGAAACAAGCAAGGAAGGCGAAGCAGTGGGGCGTGCCGTTGCTTCCATGGCTGCCTTCTGCTAGCATTGCCATTAACATATTCATTATGGGTTCATTTGATCATTCATCATATGTGAGATTTGGTATCTGGACATTGATATTGCTGGTTTACTATTTGTTTGTTGCTTTACATGCTTCCTATGATGCAGCAAAAGAGACACAGAAGGAAGTAGAAGCAACTCAGATCGAGACACAACTGCCAAACAATGCTGCCATTTAA
- the LOC119998504 gene encoding cation-chloride cotransporter 1-like yields MDNGDIESGDDEFQSRMPGGRKYRPVVANDRAVLEMSSIDPGSSSSEIHHSSLKKIKVGGQANMDPDAREGSAPPNAGANGLHRESKLELFGFDSLVNILGLKSMTEEQTAAPSSPRDGEDVTITDGRLKGNDLKLGTMMGVFVPCLQNIMGIIYYIRFSWIVGMAGIGESLLLVAFCGSCTFLTGISLSAIATNGAMKGGGPYYLIGRALGPEVGVSIGLCFFLGNAVAGSLYVLGAVETFLKAVPAAGIFRETITKVNGTVTPEPIQSPSSHDLQIYGIVVTILLCFIVFGGVKMINRVAPAFLIPVLLSLVCIFIGGFLAGTDKPSVGITGLNITSFKENWSPDYQTTNNAGIPDPDGKSYWNFNALVGLFFPAVTGIMAGSNRSASLKDTQRSIPIGTLAATLTTTALYIISVFFFGALATREKLLTDRLLTATVAWPFPAVVYIGIILSTLGAALQSLTGAPRLLAAIANDDILPILNYFKVADGNEPYIATVFTSLICIGCVIIGNLDLITPTITMFFLLCYAGVNLSCFLLDLLDAPSWRPRWKFHHWSLSLLGASLCIVIMFLISWSFTVVSLALASLIYYYVSIKGKAGDWGDGFKSAYFQLALRSLRSLGANQVHPKNWYPIPLIFCRPWGKLPENVPCHPKLADFANCMKKKGRGMSIFVSIIDGDYHELAEDAKTACKQLSTYIDYKRCEGVAEIVVAPNMSEGFRGIVQTMGLGNLKPNIVVMRYPEIWRRENLTEIPATFVDFINNCTIANKAVVIVKGLDEWPNEYQRQYGTIDLYWIVRDGGLMLLLSQLLLTKESFESSKIQVFCIAEEDSDAEGLKADVKKFLYDLRMQAEVIVVTMKSWDVQAEGASPPDDSLEAFNAARKRVADYLADMKEAAKRDGTPLMADGKPVVVNEQQVEKFLYTTLKLNSTILKYSRMAAVVLVSLPPPPVNHPSYFYMEYMDLLVENVQRLLIVRGYRREVVTLFT; encoded by the exons ATGGACAATGGGGATATAGAAAGCGGAGATGACGAATTCCAGTCGCGGATGCCTGGCGGTCGCAAATACCGGCCAGTGGTTGCCAATGACCGCGCCGTCCTTGAGATGTCCTCGATCGATCCTGGATCCTCCTCCTCCGAGATTCATCATAGTTCTCTCAA GAAAATAAAAGTAGGTGGGCAAGCAAACATGGATCCTGATGCTAGAGAAGGCTCTGCTCCTCCTAATGCAGGAGCTAATGGCCTGCATAGGGAGTCCAAGTTGGAGCTATTTGGCTTCGATTCTCTTGTCAACATTCTTGGTCTCAAGAG TATGACGGAGGAGCAGACTGCTGCACCTTCTAGTCCTAGAGATGGTGAAGATGTTACCATTACTGATGGCCGACTGAAG GGTAATGATCTCAAACTGGGAACAATGATGGGTGTGTTTGTCCCATGCTTGCAGAACATAATGGGAATCATATATTATATTCGATTTTCTTG GATTGTTGGCATGGCTGGCATTGGTGAATCACTACTGTTGGTAGCATTCTGTGGCTCATGTACGTTTCTTACTGGAATTTCTCTGAGTGCTATTGCGACTAATGGTGCCATGAAG GGTGGGGGACCATATTATCTCATTGGTCGTGCCCTTGGCCCTGAGGTTGGCGTGAGCATTGGATTATGTTTCTTCCTTGGAAATGCGGTTGCTGGATCTCT TTATGTGCTGGGAGCCGTGGAAACCTTCTTAAAAGCTGTGCCTGCTGCTGGGATTTTTAGAG AGACCATCACAAAGGTTAATGGCACAGTAACTCCAGAACCCATACAAAGTCCAAGTTCACATGATCTACAAATTTATGGGATTGTTGTGACTATCCTCCTGTGCTTTATTGTGTTTGGTGGAGTGAAAATGATAAATCGGGTTGCACCTGCTTTTCTCATTCCAGTTTTGCTTTCACTTGTTTGCATCTTTATTGGGGGCTTTTTAGCAGGGACGGATAAACCATCAG TTGGAATCACGGGCTTAAATATTACAAGTTTTAAAGAAAATTGGAGTCCTGATTATCAGACTACCAATAATGCGGGAATCCCTGATCCTGATGGAAAATCGTACTGGAATTTCAA TGCCTTGGTTGGTCTCTTTTTCCCTGCTGTAACAGGAATTATGGCAGGTTCAAATCGATCAGCCTCACTTAAAGACACCCAACGTTCAATTCCCATTGGAACATTGGCTGCGACACTTACTACCACTGCCCTATATATCATATCGGTGTTCTTTTTTGGAGCACTTGCAACCAGAGAAAAGCTTTTGACGGACAG GCTACTTACAGCGACAGTTGCATGGCCTTTCCCAGCTGTTGTTTACATCGGAATCATCCTTTCAACCTTAGGAGCAGCTCTACAAAGCTTGACAGGTGCCCCACGCCTGCTTGCTGCAATAGCGAATGACGATATTCTTCCTATTCTCAATTATTTCAAAGTCGCAGATGGGAATGAGCCTTATATTGCTACCGTGTTTACTTCGTTGATCTGTATTGGGTGTGTCATTATTGGGAATCTAGATCTCATCACACCAACTATAACAATGTTTTTCCTGTTATGTTATGCGGGTGTGAACTTGTCTTGCTTCCTTCTGGATCTTCTTGATGCTCCTAGTTGGCGTCCTCGCTGGAAGTTTCATCACTGGAGCCTCTCTCTTCTTGGAGCATCACTTTGTATAG TGATCATGTTCTTGATCTCGTGGTCATTCACTGTTGTGTCTCTGGCCCTTGCAAGCCTTATCTACTATTATGTGAGCATCAAAGGAAAGGCTGGAGACTGGGGCGATGGGTTCAAGAGTGCATACTTTCAACTAGCCCTTCGCAGTCTTCGATCCCTGGGAG CAAACCAAGTGCACCCAAAGAATTGGTATCCAATCCCCCTTATATTCTGCCGGCCATGGGGAAAGCTGCCAGAAAATGTTCCATGCCACCCAAAACTTGCTGATTTTGCAAACTGTATGAAGAAAAAAGGTCGTGGGATGTCCATATTTGTCTCTATAATTGATGGAGATTACCATGAACTTGCTGAAGATGCCAAGACAGCCTGCAAGCAGCTAAGTACCTACATTGACTATAAGCGTTGTGAAGGTGTAGCGGAAATAGTTGTTGCCCCTAATATGTCTGAAGGCTTCCGTGGTATTGTTCAGACCATGGGCCTGGGAAATCTCAAGCCTAACATTGTGGTGATGCGCTATCCAGAAATATGGCGTCGTGAAAATTTAACCGAAATCCCCGCCACCTTTGTTGATTTCATTAATAACTGCACAATTGCAAACAAGGCTGTTGTAATTGTCAAGGGACTTGATGAATGGCCCAATGAGTATCAAAGACAGTATGGGACCATTGATTTGTACTGGATTGTGAGAGACGGAGGTCTTATGCTTCTCCTTTCTCAGCTTCTTCTTACCAAGGAGAGCTTTGAGAGTAGTAAGATTCAAGTGTTCTGCATTGCGGAGGAGGATTCTGATGCAGAGGGGCTCAAGGCTGACGTGAAGAAGTTTCTGTACGACCTTCGGATGCAGGCTGAAGTTATTGTTGTAACAATGAAATCATGGGATGTTCAAGCTGAGGGTGCTTCTCCGCCAGACGATTCATTGGAAGCATTCAATGCTGCTCGTAAACGGGTTGCTGATTACTTAGCTGACATGAAGGAGGCAGCAAAGAGAGATGGTACTCCATTGATGGCCGATGGGAAGCCTGTGGTGGTGAATGAGCAACAGGTGGAGAAGTTTCTTTACACAACTTTGAAGTTGAATTCAACAATACTTAAATATTCTAGAATGGCTGCAGTTGTGCTTGTGAGTCTACCACCTCCGCCGGTTAATCATCCATCCTACTTTTACATGGAGTACATGGATCTCTTGGTAGAAAATGTACAAAGGCTGTTGATTGTGAGAGGATACCGTAGAGAGGTTGTAACTCTGTTCACCTAG